The following coding sequences lie in one Biomphalaria glabrata chromosome 18, xgBioGlab47.1, whole genome shotgun sequence genomic window:
- the LOC129923927 gene encoding uncharacterized protein LOC129923927, giving the protein MPTKGYMFGKKKRYCKPRGRHASKTNAQLQSSVLNTAGSEAATTQPASAAERKISLTAVTNADNTNKRLPEDFIYVMMNSMQLTTMVSLLCCPHCFDNKLTMCITQSKGMAHLIKIKCLNCETYLWSDWTSKKSNDVHLDINVRAVAALKESGISHSKFDRFCGLMSMPCMHRNTYNNLANIVNTAIIEAGEECMIRASAVVHGRNISQPLTTDERISSTGCPVITVSFDGTWHKRGHSSHSGIGTVIDFDTGLVIDTEVLSNYCHVCDSNSAELNFDASKHMCQKNFSGSANAMEAAAASKIFSRSVASRKLVYGTMLCDGDSKSHSSAITNSGYDVEILKEDCINHISKRMFNALNNLKMSNKKELNYRLTKPKIEKITNYYSKALRQNAPDIQKMKLAVMGSFFHMMSSDLDHNHRLCPDGATSWCHFKRSEALKQPYKKHNQTITSEIGKLLFPIMKRLTDTDLLKRCSRMGTQNANESFHSLIWQRCPKTEFATLKTVRAATYLAVLAFNNGPVGIRSVFDILGIPWTLKNISSSEKKQNVKLQLVRKRKSIALVSRRKNLKKRRIEHEHRAEVLEGPTYQSGHFNE; this is encoded by the exons atgccaacaaaaggttatatgtttggaaagaaaaaacgttactgtaagcccagaggacgacatgcttcaaagacaaatgcacaattacaaag ctCTGTTTTGAATACAGCTGGATCTGAAGCAGCAACAACACAGCCTGCAAGTGCAGCTGAGCGAAAAATATCCCTAACTGCAGTTACTAACGCTGATAACACCAATAAGAggctgcctgaagatttcatatacgtcatgatgaattcaatgcaattgaccacaatggtctccttgttgtgctgtccacattgcTTTGACAACAAATTAACTATGTGCATCACACAATCAAAAGGCATggctcatttgattaaaatcaaatgccTAAATTGTGAAACATATTTGTGGTCCGACTGgacctcaaaaaaaagtaatgatgttcatctggatattaatgtccgcgctgtggctgcattaaaagaatctggaatctcgcattctaaatttgataggttttgtggacttatgagtatgccctgcatgcacagaaatacttataacaatctagctaacatagtcaatactgctataattgaagctggtgaagaatgtatgattagggcatctgctgttgtgcatggaagaaacatttcacaacctCTAACTACAGATGAAAGAATAAGTTCAACAGGCTGTcctgttattacagtttctttcgatgggacttggcataaaaggggccactcatctcattcaggaattggcacagttattgattttgatactggactcgtcatcgacaccgaagtcctatcaaattattgccatgtttgtgattcaaactctgcagaactaaactttgatgcctctaagcatatgtgtcaaaaaaacttcagtggCTCAGCAAATGCAATGGAGGCCGCAGCAGCATCCAAAATCTTTTCGCGCTCTGTGGCATCCAGAAAACTTGTTTATGGCACGATGCTGTGTGATGGCGATAGTAAATCGCATTCATCTGCCATTACCAACTCAGGAtatgatgtagaaatcttaaaagaggactgcattaaccacatctcaaaaagaatgtttaatgctttgaacaatttaaaaatgtctaacaaaaaagaactaaattataggcttacaaagccaaaaattgaaaaaattacaaattactaTTCCAAAGCTCTGCGCCAAAATGCTCCCGACAttcaaaaaatgaagctggctgttatgggctcattttttcatatgatgAGCTCAGACCTAGATCATAACCACAGGTTGTGTCCTGATGGCGCTACATCTTGGTGTCACTTTAAGAGATCAGAGGCACTAAAACAGCCATATAAAAAACACAACCAGACCATCACATCAGAAATAGGTAAACTGTTATTTCCTATAATGAAAAGACTAACAGACACAGATCTGTTAAAAAGATGTTCTAGAATGGGAACACAAAACGCCAATGAATCTTTTCATTCCCTCATTTGGCAAAGATGCCCCAAAACAGAATTCGCAACATTAAAAACGGTAAGGGCTGCGACATACCTTGCTGTTTTAGCCTTCAATAATGGACCTGTTGGCATCAGATCAGTTTTTGACATATTAGGCATTCCCTGGACACTAAAGAACATTTCTTCTAGtgagaaaaagcaaaatgtcaaactacagcttgttagaaaaagaaaatcaatcgcattagtgtccaggagaaaaaacttgaaaaaacgaagaattgagcatgagcaccgggcagaggttctagaaggtccaacctatcaatcaggccattttaatgaatag